In Phyllostomus discolor isolate MPI-MPIP mPhyDis1 chromosome 2, mPhyDis1.pri.v3, whole genome shotgun sequence, the following are encoded in one genomic region:
- the RASD2 gene encoding GTP-binding protein Rhes, with protein MMKTLSSGNCTFSVPAKNSYRMVVLGASRVGKSSIVSRFLNGRFEDQYTPTIEDFHRKVYNIRGDMYQLDILDTSGNHPFPAMRRLSILTGDVFILVFSLDSRESFDEVKRLQKQILEVKSCLKNKTKEAAELPMVICGNKNDHSELCRQVPATEAELLVSGDENCAYFEVSAKKNTNVDEMFYVLFSMAKLPHEMSPALHRKISVQYGDTFHPRPFCMRRVKETDAYGMVSPFARRPSVNSDLKYIKAKVLREGQARERDKCTIQ; from the exons ATGATGAAGACCTTGTCCAGTGGGAACTGCACCTTCAGCGTGCCCGCCAAGAACTCGTACCGCATGGTGGTGCTGGGCGCCTCAAGGGTGGGCAAGAGCTCCATCGTCTCTCGCTTCCTCAACGGCCGCTTCGAGGACCAGTACACACCCACCATCGAGGACTTCCACCGCAAGGTCTACAACATCCGAGGCGACATGTACCAGCTGGACATCCTGGACACGTCTGGCAACCACCCCTTCCCCGCCATGCGCAGGCTGTCCATCCTCACAG GCGACGTCTTCATCCTGGTGTTCAGCCTGGACAGCCGTGAGTCCTTCGACGAGGTCAAGCGCCTGCAGAAGCAGATCCTGGAGGTCAAGTCCTGCCTGAAGAACAAGACGAAGGAGGCGGCGGAGCTGCCCATGGTCATCTGCGGCAACAAGAACGACCACAGCGAGCTCTGCCGGCAGGTGCCGGCCACCGAGGCCGAGCTGCTGGTGTCGGGCGACGAGAACTGCGCCTACTTCGAGGTGTCGGCCAAGAAGAACACCAACGTGGACGAGATGTTCTACGTGCTCTTCAGCATGGCCAAGCTGCCGCACGAGATGAGCCCCGCGCTGCACCGCAAGATCTCTGTGCAGTACGGCGACACCTTCCACCCCAGGCCCTTCTGCATGCGCCGCGTCAAGGAGACGGATGCCTACGGCATGGTCTCGCCCTTCGCCCGCCGCCCCAGCGTCAACAGTGACCTCAAGTACATCAAGGCCAAGGTCCTTCGGGAGGGCCAGGCCCGGGAGCGGGACAAATGCACCATCCAGTGA